The following are from one region of the Macrobrachium nipponense isolate FS-2020 chromosome 21, ASM1510439v2, whole genome shotgun sequence genome:
- the LOC135197421 gene encoding golgin subfamily A member 6-like protein 22 translates to MINITVQNCSSLSCCKAGNSGSIAPAAGNFGVYPSITIQQRTFEDTLTSQITIEESLRPPKEAEKGRNDEDVQRLRSDVCHLVQELEAARNLLDSMSAKFEEYAEETNGLKKFVIAQQETIQHLQKKNEANERQLELANQNMMTLQEQISSQNKVRESLELEAIMRDRKIDTLENMVAEQETRIDELEADKQRMEVQIEELQVDKDLEVLSLREEIESLREIIRGLEEERPKCEVDSPRSDTTQFETEMEVSLVSWTESTSLHDIPAYLAESETEQIHECPCQDIHVLPTGLPDDTVVVPSLRQEEKEAIPTLEEEKTSPIPQLVPEVIPTLEDYIPATQSEASKDDLIKNSHDTTAGPDEEPLNRSLNSPTSTIELPEQQFASPRLDFSMEKQKFREEREVFMQEREDFSKEKAQLKQSYKKMEKIASNLDIQTEKLMLDQEVYERNAEQLAKREKALDAHEQRLGRLEEILEEQKEVYLLWEVDFQAAQEELKRGKEELQQREDDLNMRQKILEEKEEELKQLEENY, encoded by the coding sequence atgataaatataacagTACAAAATTGTTCTTCATTGTCTTGCTGTAAAGCAGGAAACTCTGGCTCCATAGCACCTGCCGCCGGCAACTTTGGAGTGTACCCTAGTATTACTATACAACAAAGGACCTTTGAGGATACTTTGACATCCCAGATAACTATAGAGGAAAGTCTTAGACCGCCGAAGGAAGCAGAAAAAGGGAGAAATGATGAAGATGTCCAACGTCTGCGGTCGGATGTCTGCCATTTGGTTCAAGAACTGGAGGCGGCTCGAAATCTACTGGACTCCATGTCTGCTAAATTCGAAGAGTACGCCGAAGAGACAAACGGGCTGAAGAAGTTCGTCATAGCCCAGCAGGAAACTATTCAGCACTTGCAAAAGAAGAATGAAGCGAATGAACGCCAGCTTGAGCTGGCAAACCAGAATATGATGACGCTTCAAGAACAGATCTCAAGCCAAAACAAGGTAAGAGAATCTTTAGAATTGGAAGCGATCATGAGAGACAGGAAGATCGACACACTGGAAAATATGGTCGCTGAGCAGGAAACAAGGATCGATGAACTGGAAGCTGACAAGCAAAGGATGGAGGTACAGATCGAAGAACTTCAAGTGGATAAGGACTTGGAAGTACTAAGCCTCCGAGAAGAAATCGAGTCGCTCAGAGAAATAATACGAGGGCTAGAGGAGGAGAGGCCCAAATGCGAGGTCGACAGTCCACGATCCGACACCACCCAGTTCGAAACGGAAATGGAAGTGTCTCTGGTGAGTTGGACGGAATCTACGTCCTTACACGACATTCCTGCATATCTGGCTGAATCGGAGACTGAACAAATTCATGAATGTCCATGCCAGGACATACATGTCTTACCAACAGGTCTCCCAGATGACACTGTCGTCGTTCCAAGCCTTAGACAAGAGGAAAAAGAGGCCATTCCGACTCTGGAGGAAGAGAAAACCTCTCCCATTCCTCAACTTGTACCAGAGGTCATTCCCACTTTGGAGGATTACATACCTGCCACCCAAAGCGAGGCCTCAAAGGATGACCTCATCAAAAACTCACATGACACCACAGCTGGCCCGGATGAGGAACCATTAAATCGCAGCCTCAATAGTCCGACTTCCACCATTGAACTTCCAGAACAACAATTTGCTTCTCCGAGATTGGATTTCAGCATGGAGAAGCAAAAGTTTCGGGAGGAGAGAGAAGTCTTCATGCAGGAGAGGGAAGACTTCTCGAAAGAGAAGGCGCAACTCAAACAGTCCTACAAGAAGATGGAGAAAATTGCGAGTAATCTTGACATACAGACAGAAAAACTGATGTTAGACCAGGAAGTGTACGAAAGGAATGCAGAACAATTGGCCAAACGAGAAAAGGCTCTGGATGCACATGAACAACGTCTAGGCAGACTCGAGGAAATTCTAGAAGAACAGAAAGAAGTGTACCTACTGTGGGAAGTGGATTTCCAGGCCGCACAAGAAGAACTGAAACGAGGTAAGGAGGAGTTGCAGCAACGGGAAGACGACCTGAATATGAGACAGAAGATtttggaggaaaaagaagaagagttgAAGCAACTGGAAGAAAATTATTGA